One Nitrosomonas sp. PY1 DNA window includes the following coding sequences:
- the murC gene encoding UDP-N-acetylmuramate--L-alanine ligase, with product MKHKVKHIHFVGIGGAGMSGIAEVFLNLGYRVSGSDLVDSPVTQRLRELKATVFIGHESSQIKGADAVVTSTAVKSDNPEIIEAKNKNIPVVPRALMLAELLRLRSGIAIAGTHGKTTTTSLVASILAAAEMDPTFVIGGRLESASCHAKLGKGEFIVVEADESDASFLYLQPVLAVVTNIDADHMDTYGHDFNQLKQTFVEFIQHLPFYGMAMLCLDDANVREIIPSITKPITTYGLCEDAQVRAVNIQHSSGQMKFTAIIGVNGTARNLDVVLNLPGLHNIQNALAAIAVANEIGVADSAIVKALAEFRGVGRRFQQYGEIQLPTSGSFLLVDDYGHHSAEMDATMKAARGAFPGRRLVVAFQPHRYTRTRDLFEDFVRVLSQADALLLTEVYSAGEEFIVAADSKSLTRSIRVLGKVEPIYVEDVDKLVEAIVDIARDDDVVLVMGAGSIARVPTALARIKNRLSVVNGHNY from the coding sequence ATGAAACATAAGGTTAAACATATTCATTTTGTCGGTATTGGTGGCGCCGGGATGAGTGGTATCGCCGAAGTTTTTCTCAATCTGGGTTATCGTGTAAGCGGTTCTGATCTTGTCGATAGTCCAGTGACTCAACGCCTGCGGGAATTAAAAGCAACGGTATTCATTGGGCACGAAAGTAGTCAAATCAAGGGGGCGGATGCAGTGGTGACATCGACTGCGGTAAAATCAGACAATCCGGAAATAATTGAAGCAAAAAATAAAAATATTCCCGTTGTGCCCCGGGCATTGATGCTCGCAGAATTGCTCCGGTTACGTAGCGGTATTGCAATTGCTGGGACTCATGGTAAAACTACCACTACCAGCCTAGTTGCCAGTATATTGGCTGCAGCCGAGATGGATCCAACATTTGTAATCGGTGGGAGATTGGAATCAGCGAGTTGCCATGCCAAATTAGGAAAAGGCGAATTCATCGTGGTAGAAGCGGACGAGTCAGATGCATCGTTTCTTTATCTCCAACCGGTACTTGCCGTGGTAACGAATATCGACGCTGACCATATGGATACTTATGGGCATGATTTCAATCAACTCAAACAAACTTTTGTTGAGTTCATACAGCATTTGCCCTTTTATGGTATGGCGATGTTATGTCTTGATGATGCCAATGTGCGTGAGATCATTCCTTCGATTACCAAGCCAATCACAACTTATGGGCTGTGTGAAGATGCGCAAGTGCGCGCTGTGAATATTCAGCATTCTAGCGGTCAAATGAAGTTTACAGCCATCATCGGTGTCAATGGTACCGCGCGAAACTTGGATGTCGTATTGAATCTTCCTGGTTTGCATAATATCCAAAATGCTTTAGCAGCAATCGCAGTAGCCAATGAAATCGGTGTTGCAGATAGTGCTATTGTTAAGGCATTAGCTGAATTCCGTGGTGTTGGCCGACGGTTCCAGCAATACGGAGAAATTCAATTACCGACCTCAGGAAGTTTCTTATTAGTTGACGATTACGGCCATCATTCTGCAGAAATGGATGCCACCATGAAAGCTGCTCGAGGCGCTTTCCCGGGACGTAGGCTAGTCGTAGCGTTTCAGCCACACCGTTATACCCGCACGCGGGATTTGTTCGAAGATTTTGTCAGAGTTTTGTCGCAAGCGGACGCGCTATTGCTGACGGAAGTTTATTCCGCGGGCGAGGAATTTATTGTGGCAGCAGATAGTAAATCATTGACGCGATCGATTCGTGTGTTAGGTAAGGTTGAGCCGATTTACGTAGAGGATGTGGATAAGTTGGTTGAGGCTATTGTTGATATAGCGCGAGATGACGATGTGGTATTAGTAATGGGAGCCGGTTCGATTGCGAGAGTACCCACTGCACTCGCACGGATAAAAAATAGATTGTCGGTGGTTAATGGTCATAACTATTAA
- the murB gene encoding UDP-N-acetylmuramate dehydrogenase translates to MLNDLHSQNVAMPMVDMAKGSLQELILRGELRLDEPMNQHTSWRVGGKARRFYKPADLQDLADFLRTLATHESVHVVGLGSNLLVRDGGISGTVVALYGQLDDLRIMGGNESNGLIYAGAGVTCAKLARFAAKNGLVGMEFFAGIPGTVGGALAMNAGCFAEETWKKVECVQIIHRSGRIYCREASDYDIGYRSVKLRHEDKQEYDSEWFVGGYFRLLRGNTVESQQKIKYLLAQRINSQPLNQPNAGSVFRNPPNDYAARLIESCGLKGKAIGGAMVSIKHANFIINTDNARAADIEALIQFIQKEVKKKSGIELVCEVHIMGEFGEHT, encoded by the coding sequence ATGCTTAATGATTTACACAGTCAGAATGTAGCGATGCCAATGGTTGATATGGCGAAAGGCAGTTTGCAAGAATTAATATTGCGTGGTGAGTTGCGCCTTGATGAGCCAATGAATCAGCATACTTCCTGGCGGGTAGGTGGAAAAGCTCGTCGATTCTATAAGCCAGCAGACCTACAAGATTTGGCAGATTTTCTGCGCACGTTAGCTACTCATGAGTCCGTCCATGTCGTGGGCTTGGGTAGCAATTTGTTGGTGCGTGATGGTGGAATTTCAGGGACTGTGGTAGCTCTATATGGACAGCTTGATGATTTACGCATCATGGGCGGTAACGAATCAAATGGATTGATTTATGCCGGCGCAGGGGTTACTTGCGCAAAACTGGCGCGCTTTGCAGCCAAAAATGGTTTGGTTGGAATGGAATTCTTTGCAGGTATTCCAGGTACTGTTGGCGGTGCGCTTGCCATGAATGCAGGTTGTTTTGCCGAAGAAACCTGGAAGAAGGTTGAATGTGTGCAAATCATACATCGCAGTGGACGGATCTATTGTCGAGAGGCAAGTGATTATGACATCGGTTACCGTAGCGTGAAACTACGTCATGAAGATAAGCAAGAATACGATTCGGAATGGTTTGTAGGCGGATATTTTAGATTGTTACGAGGTAATACGGTCGAGTCGCAACAGAAGATAAAGTACTTGCTGGCACAACGAATCAATAGCCAGCCGCTCAATCAACCGAATGCTGGATCTGTATTTCGTAATCCACCAAATGATTATGCCGCTCGTCTGATTGAATCGTGCGGATTGAAAGGAAAAGCGATCGGCGGTGCAATGGTATCAATCAAACATGCCAATTTTATTATCAATACGGATAACGCTCGTGCGGCTGATATTGAAGCGTTAATCCAGTTCATACAAAAAGAAGTAAAGAAAAAATCCGGCATAGAGTTGGTTTGTGAAGTGCATATTATGGGTGAATTTGGAGAACATACTTAA
- a CDS encoding D-alanine--D-alanine ligase: MKMHNFGKVAVLLGGRSAEREISLQSGQAVLAALRESNVNAHPFDPAKEPLDELRRQNFDRVFIALHGRFGEDGTVQGALELMEIPYTGSGVMASALAMDKWRTKLIWEAAGIQSPRFMLLNANSDFMAVAENLGLPLIVKPAREGSTIGLSKVHSRQDVAAAYQLAVKHDSLVIAEEFISGKELTAAILGETALPLIRIEVAGDLYDYQAKYVSNDTRYHCPSGLSQSLEESIQKEALSAYQVLGCAGWGRIDLIVDQHNQFYFLEANTSPGMTSHSLVPIAAKAAGISFQELVLKILELTHVG, encoded by the coding sequence ATGAAAATGCATAACTTTGGCAAAGTAGCGGTCTTACTTGGGGGACGATCCGCCGAGCGCGAGATATCTTTGCAAAGTGGGCAAGCTGTTTTAGCCGCATTGCGTGAAAGTAACGTTAATGCGCATCCTTTTGATCCTGCCAAGGAACCTTTAGATGAACTGAGACGGCAGAATTTTGATCGAGTTTTTATCGCATTACATGGTCGCTTTGGTGAAGATGGCACTGTACAGGGCGCGCTGGAATTAATGGAAATACCTTATACCGGTAGCGGTGTCATGGCCAGTGCATTGGCGATGGATAAATGGCGTACCAAGTTAATCTGGGAGGCTGCCGGCATCCAGTCGCCTCGTTTTATGCTTTTGAACGCGAACAGTGATTTCATGGCTGTAGCGGAAAACCTGGGATTGCCGCTCATTGTTAAGCCAGCGCGGGAAGGGTCAACGATTGGATTGAGTAAAGTACATAGCAGACAAGATGTGGCTGCCGCTTATCAGTTAGCGGTTAAGCATGATTCGTTGGTCATTGCGGAAGAATTTATCAGTGGCAAAGAACTGACTGCTGCTATTCTCGGTGAAACAGCATTGCCTTTGATAAGAATTGAGGTGGCTGGTGATTTATACGATTATCAAGCGAAATATGTATCGAATGATACGCGCTATCATTGCCCCAGCGGTTTGTCCCAAAGCTTGGAAGAATCGATACAAAAAGAAGCGTTAAGCGCTTATCAAGTTTTAGGATGCGCAGGCTGGGGGCGAATTGATTTGATTGTCGATCAACACAATCAGTTTTATTTTTTAGAAGCAAATACCTCACCGGGCATGACCAGCCATAGTTTGGTACCGATAGCTGCAAAAGCGGCAGGTATTTCTTTTCAAGAATTAGTGTTAAAAATATTAGAGTTAACACATGTGGGATAA
- a CDS encoding cell division protein FtsQ/DivIB → MWDNHHFLNLVSNILIVAVAVATAYVIGLRLIEPPYFPIKEINIYATDSENTGDARLNNVSLEQIKALLSNGIRGNFVSVNLTELRDEFEKLQWAREAKINRKWPNSLDVIVEEHQPLARWGRHALVNTLGEVFRVSSDQSLPTFMGPTEESAQEVTKQFHRFNQILAPLHQYAVEVTLTPRYAWRIQLNTGTVLELGRENIKERLERYVLVYEHSIARLSQDGPLAYVDLRYPNGFAIRLTEQAQQAPKKTSLRKET, encoded by the coding sequence ATGTGGGATAATCATCATTTTCTGAATTTGGTTTCGAACATATTAATAGTAGCGGTAGCGGTAGCCACCGCATACGTTATTGGGCTACGTTTGATCGAGCCGCCTTATTTTCCGATTAAGGAAATTAATATCTATGCAACTGATTCTGAAAATACCGGTGATGCTCGATTGAACAATGTTAGCCTAGAACAAATTAAGGCTCTTTTGAGTAATGGGATTAGAGGGAATTTTGTATCAGTGAATTTAACAGAACTGCGCGATGAATTTGAAAAACTACAGTGGGCCCGTGAAGCAAAAATCAATCGAAAATGGCCGAATAGCTTGGATGTGATTGTTGAAGAGCATCAGCCACTTGCACGTTGGGGCAGACATGCACTGGTAAATACACTTGGAGAAGTATTTCGAGTTTCCAGTGATCAGAGCTTGCCAACTTTCATGGGGCCAACCGAAGAAAGCGCACAAGAAGTGACGAAGCAATTCCATCGATTTAATCAGATTTTGGCACCCTTACATCAATATGCCGTGGAGGTTACTTTGACACCGCGATATGCATGGCGAATACAGCTCAATACAGGTACCGTTTTGGAACTGGGGCGCGAGAATATTAAAGAAAGATTGGAGCGTTATGTGCTGGTTTATGAGCATAGCATTGCGCGGCTCAGCCAGGACGGTCCATTGGCGTATGTTGATCTTCGCTATCCCAATGGTTTCGCCATCCGTCTGACGGAACAAGCGCAACAGGCGCCCAAAAAAACCAGTTTGCGAAAAGAGACTTGA
- the ftsA gene encoding cell division protein FtsA, producing the protein MNKARESRNLVVGLDIGTSKIVAIVAEVLPEGGFEVIGLGSHPSRGLKKGVVANIETTVNAIQRALEEAELMADCKINEAFTGIAGSHIKGFNSDGMVPIKDKEVTGKDVERVMEAAKAVNIPADQQILHILNQEFIIDGQEDVREPVGMSGIRLEVKVHIVTGAVSAAQNIMKCVHRCGLEVRDLILQPLASAMAVLSDDEKDLGVCLVDIGGGTTDIAVFTNGAIRHTAVIPIAGDQVTNDIAMALRTPTKSAEDIKCRYGCALRSLADTREMVEVPDVGNRGSRQLSRQTLAEVIEPRVEELYSLIQAELRRSGFEELLSSGIVITGGSASLRGMVELGEEIFHMPVRLGLPNYHGNLKEVIHTPRYSTGIGLIMAGIQQMQHQHGARLQGGSAKQIFTRMKGWFQKNF; encoded by the coding sequence ATGAATAAGGCTAGAGAAAGTAGAAATTTGGTGGTTGGTCTAGATATCGGTACTTCCAAGATTGTTGCCATTGTGGCCGAAGTATTGCCAGAAGGCGGGTTTGAAGTCATCGGTTTGGGCAGCCATCCGTCACGAGGATTGAAGAAAGGCGTTGTCGCTAATATTGAAACGACCGTCAATGCGATCCAAAGAGCCTTAGAAGAAGCGGAACTGATGGCTGATTGCAAGATTAATGAGGCATTTACCGGAATTGCGGGTAGCCACATCAAAGGATTTAATTCAGATGGTATGGTTCCGATTAAAGACAAGGAAGTGACAGGAAAAGATGTGGAACGTGTCATGGAGGCCGCTAAGGCGGTTAATATTCCAGCCGACCAGCAAATCCTACATATCTTGAATCAAGAATTTATTATCGACGGACAAGAGGATGTACGTGAACCTGTCGGTATGAGCGGCATACGGCTGGAAGTCAAGGTCCATATAGTGACTGGTGCAGTATCCGCAGCGCAAAACATCATGAAATGCGTACACCGTTGTGGTCTTGAGGTGCGTGATTTAATTTTACAACCACTGGCGTCTGCCATGGCTGTTTTATCGGATGATGAGAAAGACTTAGGCGTGTGTTTAGTGGATATCGGTGGCGGTACAACGGATATCGCTGTATTTACCAACGGTGCTATTCGGCATACTGCTGTGATTCCTATTGCTGGTGATCAGGTGACCAATGATATTGCAATGGCGCTTCGTACTCCGACAAAAAGCGCTGAGGATATCAAATGCCGCTATGGATGCGCTTTAAGAAGTTTAGCGGATACCCGGGAAATGGTTGAGGTACCTGATGTCGGCAATCGTGGTTCGCGCCAATTGTCGCGCCAGACGCTAGCCGAAGTAATCGAACCCCGAGTAGAAGAACTCTACAGTTTGATTCAAGCGGAATTACGCCGTAGTGGATTCGAAGAGTTACTATCGTCTGGAATCGTTATCACTGGCGGATCTGCATCATTACGCGGCATGGTAGAGTTGGGTGAAGAGATTTTTCATATGCCGGTTCGATTAGGGTTACCGAATTATCATGGCAATTTGAAGGAGGTTATTCATACACCGCGATACTCAACAGGGATTGGCTTAATAATGGCTGGTATTCAACAAATGCAACATCAACATGGGGCGAGGTTACAAGGAGGTTCTGCAAAACAGATTTTTACAAGGATGAAAGGTTGGTTCCAGAAGAATTTTTAA
- the ftsZ gene encoding cell division protein FtsZ has product MFEIINNESQEAVIKVVGVGGCGSNAVDHMIQHGMKGVEFISMNTDAQALKSNKAPVILQLGTGITKGLGAGANPDVGREAALEDRDRIAELIQGSDMLFITAGMGGGTGTGAAPVVAQVAKEMGILTVAVVSKPFAFEGRRLVAAKAGMEALGQHVDSLIVIPNDKLMMVLGNDISMLDAFKAANDVLYGAVAGIAEVINCPGLVNVDFADVKTVMSEMGMAMMGSAIAAGVDRARVAAERAVSSPLLEDVSLSGARGILVNITANSSLKMREVHEVMSTVKNLTAEDATIIVGTVIDEEIGEDLRVTMVATGLGNPAQSQSTPLSVVHSRTGTDDRDSIFSSEEPAVMRTGRRSNATVAAMRQSGVDPMDIPAFLRRQAD; this is encoded by the coding sequence ATGTTTGAAATCATCAATAACGAATCGCAAGAAGCAGTCATTAAAGTAGTCGGTGTAGGAGGGTGTGGTAGCAATGCGGTAGACCACATGATTCAACATGGCATGAAGGGCGTCGAATTTATCAGTATGAATACAGATGCGCAAGCATTGAAAAGTAATAAAGCGCCGGTCATACTTCAGTTGGGTACTGGCATTACCAAAGGATTGGGAGCTGGCGCGAATCCGGATGTAGGGCGCGAAGCTGCGTTAGAAGATCGTGATCGTATCGCTGAATTAATTCAAGGTTCAGATATGCTATTTATCACCGCTGGTATGGGTGGCGGAACCGGAACCGGTGCTGCTCCGGTGGTAGCTCAAGTGGCTAAAGAAATGGGTATTCTGACAGTTGCCGTGGTTAGTAAACCATTTGCTTTTGAAGGCAGACGTTTGGTCGCTGCTAAAGCAGGTATGGAAGCGCTTGGGCAACACGTCGATTCGTTGATTGTAATTCCTAATGATAAGCTGATGATGGTGTTAGGTAATGATATTTCTATGTTGGATGCATTCAAGGCAGCTAACGATGTGTTATATGGTGCTGTTGCCGGTATTGCTGAAGTAATCAATTGCCCAGGTTTGGTCAACGTGGATTTTGCTGACGTCAAAACGGTCATGTCAGAAATGGGTATGGCTATGATGGGTTCCGCTATTGCAGCCGGAGTGGATCGCGCTCGTGTTGCGGCTGAACGCGCAGTTTCAAGCCCATTGTTGGAAGATGTTTCGTTGTCCGGTGCGCGTGGTATTCTCGTCAATATCACTGCAAATTCTTCGCTGAAAATGCGTGAAGTACACGAAGTCATGAGTACTGTGAAAAATCTTACTGCTGAAGATGCAACGATTATCGTCGGTACTGTCATTGATGAAGAGATCGGTGAAGATTTACGCGTTACCATGGTAGCTACTGGTTTGGGTAATCCAGCGCAAAGCCAAAGTACTCCATTGAGCGTTGTGCATAGCCGTACTGGAACGGATGATCGCGATTCAATATTCTCATCTGAAGAACCTGCAGTAATGCGTACTGGAAGAAGAAGTAACGCGACTGTTGCCGCAATGCGTCAGTCGGGTGTAGATCCAATGGATATTCCAGCTTTCTTAAGAAGACAAGCTGATTAA
- a CDS encoding class I SAM-dependent methyltransferase: MNDYPVIVWHECNQEHTARWRSEKGLLPPKRVESIDDRTTADTAYRLACEGSGLVWRGDFQNARQLLNAIAKRIDKRFASKLSTTAISREAFNLYRQTQSQRARTLDKLLIAFEANHRIPLRRAPDVHLACEKVYGVSNEPYVTSLRELLGLIGAYEWYRKGIDVAALGAKIYPHYGVFAPIRQEYIQLLAETPFSSGITAYTTAFDIGTGTGVLAALLAQRGIQHVIGTDQDPRAVDCARDNIARLGLQHQVQIIQCNLFPLADPVDLIVCNPPWIPARPSSPLERAIYDPDNQMLRSFLTGVSQYLKPNGEIWLIMSNFAEHLGLRTHEQWLSFIASAGLRVVDKRDAKPHHSRTSDTSDPLHAARKAEVVSLWRMNRV, encoded by the coding sequence TTGAATGACTACCCTGTAATTGTTTGGCATGAATGCAATCAAGAGCATACTGCTCGTTGGCGTTCGGAAAAAGGCTTATTACCGCCCAAACGAGTCGAATCTATTGATGATCGTACAACTGCTGACACTGCCTATCGATTGGCATGCGAAGGTAGTGGTTTAGTATGGCGGGGCGATTTCCAGAATGCTCGCCAATTACTCAACGCTATTGCAAAGCGCATTGATAAAAGATTTGCCAGTAAGTTGAGTACAACCGCAATATCCCGGGAAGCCTTCAATCTATACCGCCAAACACAATCACAGCGCGCTCGCACGCTCGACAAGTTACTCATAGCTTTCGAAGCAAATCATCGTATTCCATTAAGGCGCGCACCCGATGTACACCTAGCTTGCGAAAAAGTATATGGTGTAAGTAACGAACCCTATGTGACTTCATTGCGAGAGTTACTGGGACTCATCGGTGCTTACGAATGGTACAGAAAAGGTATTGATGTTGCAGCATTAGGCGCAAAAATTTATCCGCACTACGGTGTATTTGCACCAATTCGTCAAGAATATATTCAATTATTAGCAGAAACACCTTTTTCTAGCGGTATCACAGCGTATACCACCGCTTTCGATATCGGTACCGGAACCGGTGTGCTGGCAGCTTTACTGGCGCAGCGTGGTATTCAGCATGTAATCGGCACGGATCAAGATCCACGTGCAGTAGATTGCGCGCGTGACAATATCGCGCGCTTGGGACTGCAACATCAAGTGCAAATCATTCAATGCAATCTTTTCCCGCTCGCGGATCCAGTGGATCTGATTGTTTGCAATCCTCCTTGGATTCCGGCGCGACCCAGTTCCCCCTTAGAAAGGGCCATTTATGATCCTGATAATCAAATGCTTCGAAGTTTCTTGACAGGAGTAAGTCAGTATCTAAAGCCTAACGGAGAAATTTGGTTGATTATGTCGAATTTTGCTGAGCATTTAGGGTTACGAACACATGAGCAATGGTTGTCGTTCATCGCCTCAGCGGGACTGAGGGTAGTGGATAAGCGAGATGCTAAGCCTCATCATTCACGCACATCGGATACGAGTGATCCATTACATGCAGCACGAAAAGCCGAAGTTGTTTCGTTGTGGCGTATGAATCGCGTATAA
- a CDS encoding HDOD domain-containing protein, producing MVNTELKLPLERIDVLPAMPIIVQKLLTLPLDTKEGEVQLLKLIEQDPQISAKIIGLSNSALFGIPRKIASVGDAAMCLGLTRVKSVAIGIATMSTLKKPVEGKLKASDLWLHSMAIAIAMRSIAKYIPSHIRPMDEQIFLAGLLHDIGFNALSFLDVTLCDKLLDQLSTPNDTPILELEQELMGTHHSEIGARLATHWGLPDEIVEVIRYHHTPNAAQAGVEHPLIHLVHITEKIIPDVGISEHTQQEITQQEWRAIGVNSNMQDTIIEEAIAAVEQARAIKI from the coding sequence ATGGTAAATACTGAGTTGAAGCTGCCTTTGGAGCGTATTGATGTATTACCAGCAATGCCCATCATTGTACAAAAGCTGCTTACTTTACCGCTTGATACGAAAGAAGGGGAAGTTCAGTTACTGAAATTAATCGAACAAGACCCTCAAATCTCCGCAAAAATCATTGGATTATCCAATAGCGCATTGTTTGGCATTCCCCGTAAGATCGCCTCAGTCGGCGATGCAGCAATGTGTTTGGGATTAACCCGCGTCAAGTCTGTAGCGATTGGAATTGCCACTATGTCCACTCTGAAAAAACCCGTTGAGGGTAAGCTTAAAGCCAGCGATTTGTGGCTACACAGCATGGCCATTGCAATTGCAATGCGATCTATCGCTAAATATATACCGTCACATATACGCCCCATGGATGAGCAGATTTTTCTAGCCGGATTGTTGCACGATATCGGTTTCAATGCATTGAGTTTCCTGGATGTCACACTCTGTGACAAATTACTTGATCAACTAAGTACACCTAATGACACACCCATACTTGAACTGGAACAAGAATTAATGGGTACTCATCATAGCGAGATCGGGGCACGACTTGCCACACATTGGGGACTGCCTGATGAAATCGTCGAGGTGATACGCTACCATCACACACCCAATGCTGCCCAAGCGGGCGTAGAACACCCCCTTATCCATTTGGTTCATATAACAGAAAAAATAATTCCGGATGTGGGTATTTCTGAGCATACACAGCAAGAAATAACTCAGCAAGAATGGCGTGCAATCGGTGTCAATTCGAACATGCAAGACACGATTATTGAAGAAGCCATCGCTGCGGTCGAGCAGGCGCGTGCAATCAAAATTTAA
- a CDS encoding nucleotide pyrophosphohydrolase — MNEIQKITEALLKFRDERDWAQFHNPKDLAIALNIEASELLETFLWKSPEQADLEAIQEELADVFAFAFLLAEKYGWNVTEIVLMKMAKNALKYPISTSKGTAKKYDEL; from the coding sequence ATGAACGAAATCCAAAAGATTACCGAGGCTCTACTAAAGTTTCGCGATGAACGCGATTGGGCTCAATTTCATAATCCTAAGGATCTTGCCATAGCGTTAAATATCGAGGCTTCGGAGCTGCTAGAAACATTCTTATGGAAATCTCCCGAACAGGCTGATCTTGAAGCCATTCAAGAAGAACTCGCCGATGTCTTTGCTTTCGCTTTCTTGCTCGCTGAAAAATACGGCTGGAATGTAACTGAAATCGTACTTATGAAAATGGCTAAGAATGCGTTAAAGTATCCAATATCAACTTCCAAAGGAACGGCTAAGAAGTATGATGAGCTGTGA
- the gdhA gene encoding NADP-specific glutamate dehydrogenase, whose protein sequence is MKYKSMQEFSNYVAERNPSQPEYMQAVTEVIESLWPFITEHPRYAEHGLLDRLVEPERVIIFRVSWVDDHGEVKVNRGYRVQHSSSIGPYKGGVRFHPSVNLSILKFLAFEQTFKNALTTLPMGGGKGGSDFDPKGKSPGEVMRFCQSFISELFRHIGSDTDVPAGDIGVGGREVGFMAGMMKKLSNRADCVFTGKGLSFGGSLIRPEATGYGTVYFAQEILRHAGRYMEGMRVSVSGSGNVAQFAVAKAMAQGAKVVTVSDSSGTIVDENGFTPEKLAILAEVKNHLYARLDEYAKRVDVTFLPGEKPWHVPVQLALPCATQNEITQVDAQTLVNNGVVCVAEGANMPSTAEAVECFIHNKVLYAPGKASNAGGVATSGLEMSQNAMRLSWTHEEVDARLQAIMQAIHRSCLEYGTKPDGSVNYVDGANIAGFVKVADAMLGQGVI, encoded by the coding sequence ATGAAATACAAATCTATGCAAGAGTTCAGCAACTATGTTGCTGAGCGCAATCCAAGTCAGCCAGAGTATATGCAAGCGGTTACCGAAGTCATCGAAAGTTTGTGGCCTTTTATAACGGAACATCCACGGTATGCCGAACATGGCTTGCTGGATCGTTTGGTTGAACCTGAACGCGTGATTATATTTCGTGTATCCTGGGTTGATGATCATGGGGAGGTTAAGGTAAATCGAGGCTACCGGGTACAGCATAGTTCATCCATCGGTCCATACAAAGGTGGTGTTCGGTTTCATCCTTCGGTGAATTTATCAATTCTTAAGTTTTTGGCGTTTGAACAGACTTTTAAAAATGCGCTAACGACACTCCCGATGGGTGGCGGTAAGGGCGGCTCCGATTTCGATCCGAAAGGCAAAAGCCCAGGAGAGGTTATGCGCTTTTGCCAGTCCTTTATCAGTGAACTGTTTCGTCATATCGGTTCAGATACTGATGTACCTGCCGGAGATATCGGCGTCGGTGGACGTGAAGTTGGGTTTATGGCAGGAATGATGAAAAAACTATCCAATCGAGCTGATTGTGTATTCACCGGAAAGGGATTGAGTTTTGGCGGGTCGTTAATTCGTCCCGAAGCAACTGGTTATGGAACAGTATACTTTGCTCAAGAAATATTACGGCATGCAGGGCGTTATATGGAAGGAATGCGTGTCTCAGTTTCTGGCTCGGGTAATGTCGCGCAATTTGCTGTAGCAAAAGCCATGGCGCAAGGTGCCAAGGTGGTTACCGTATCTGATTCCAGCGGCACAATCGTTGATGAAAATGGCTTTACTCCAGAAAAACTGGCAATATTGGCAGAAGTGAAAAATCACTTGTATGCTCGACTGGATGAATATGCTAAGCGTGTGGATGTTACCTTTTTGCCAGGTGAAAAACCATGGCATGTGCCGGTACAACTGGCATTACCGTGCGCAACGCAAAATGAAATTACCCAAGTAGATGCGCAAACACTCGTTAACAACGGTGTCGTTTGTGTTGCAGAAGGCGCAAATATGCCATCGACCGCTGAAGCAGTCGAATGTTTTATCCATAACAAGGTGCTTTATGCGCCAGGTAAAGCAAGCAATGCTGGTGGTGTCGCCACTTCGGGTCTGGAAATGAGTCAAAATGCAATGCGCTTATCTTGGACTCACGAGGAGGTTGATGCACGCCTGCAAGCAATCATGCAAGCTATCCACAGATCCTGCCTTGAATACGGTACAAAACCCGATGGTAGTGTTAATTATGTAGACGGTGCAAATATAGCTGGTTTTGTGAAAGTAGCAGACGCTATGTTAGGGCAAGGTGTTATTTGA